A genomic stretch from Empedobacter stercoris includes:
- a CDS encoding M16 family metallopeptidase, protein MKKLFMSILFVGSALFGQQIEFDEYTLPNGLHVILHQDNSAPVVTTGVMYHVGSKDEQVGKTGFAHFFEHLLFEGTENIKRGEWFKIVSSHGGSNNANTTTDRTYYYETFPSNNLELGLWMESDRLRQPIINQIGVDTQKEVVKEEKRSRLDNQPYGRFSYGEAVNPHVFKKSGYRWSVIGSFEDLSNAKLEDFKHFSQQYYVPNNAVLVVAGDFKKEDAKKLIEKYFGVIPRGKEVVKTVIQEDPITTEVRATEYDSNIQIPLLAINYRTPDNKSKDAYALEMLSSYLTGGKSSVLYKKYVDEKKEALQIFAFNRQMEDYGIYSIGILPQGEVSFDKLENDLQQDIEKVQTNLISEEDYQKILNGIENSFVASKSGVQNIAHALADAYMLGGDTNKINEELKIYQSVSREDIKNVAKKYLNKNQRVIIHYLPESKKAAK, encoded by the coding sequence ATGAAGAAACTTTTTATGTCTATCTTATTTGTAGGTTCAGCACTTTTTGGACAGCAAATAGAATTTGATGAGTATACTTTACCAAATGGATTACATGTTATCCTTCATCAGGATAATTCAGCTCCAGTAGTGACAACTGGTGTGATGTATCACGTAGGATCGAAAGATGAACAAGTTGGTAAAACTGGATTTGCTCACTTTTTTGAGCATTTATTATTCGAAGGGACAGAAAATATCAAAAGAGGAGAATGGTTCAAGATTGTTTCTTCTCATGGAGGATCAAATAACGCGAATACAACGACTGATAGAACATATTATTACGAAACATTTCCGTCAAATAATTTAGAGTTAGGATTATGGATGGAATCAGATCGTTTGCGTCAGCCAATCATTAATCAAATTGGTGTTGATACCCAAAAAGAGGTTGTAAAAGAAGAAAAACGTTCTCGTTTAGACAATCAACCTTATGGAAGATTTTCTTACGGAGAAGCCGTTAACCCGCATGTTTTCAAGAAAAGTGGATATCGTTGGAGTGTAATTGGTTCGTTTGAAGATTTGAGTAATGCCAAATTAGAGGATTTTAAACACTTTAGTCAACAATACTATGTGCCAAATAATGCAGTGTTAGTGGTTGCAGGAGATTTCAAGAAAGAGGATGCTAAGAAATTAATTGAAAAATATTTTGGTGTAATTCCTCGTGGAAAAGAGGTTGTAAAAACAGTAATTCAAGAAGATCCAATTACGACTGAAGTGCGTGCAACGGAGTATGATTCTAATATTCAGATTCCTTTGTTAGCTATTAATTATCGTACTCCAGATAACAAATCGAAAGATGCCTATGCATTAGAAATGTTATCAAGTTATTTAACAGGAGGAAAATCCTCAGTTTTATATAAAAAATATGTTGATGAGAAGAAAGAAGCTTTACAGATTTTTGCTTTCAATCGTCAAATGGAAGACTACGGAATCTATTCAATCGGAATTTTACCTCAAGGAGAAGTTTCGTTTGATAAATTAGAAAATGATTTACAACAAGATATAGAGAAAGTACAAACGAATTTAATTTCTGAAGAAGATTACCAAAAAATCTTAAATGGAATCGAAAATAGTTTTGTTGCTTCAAAATCAGGCGTTCAAAATATTGCACATGCTTTGGCCGATGCATATATGTTGGGTGGAGATACAAATAAAATCAACGAAGAATTGAAAATCTATCAATCAGTTTCGAGAGAAGATATCAAAAATGTTGCGAAAAAGTATCTTAACAAAAACCAACGTGTAATTATCCACTATTTACCAGAATCTAAAAAAGCTGCCAAATAA